The Glycine soja cultivar W05 chromosome 19, ASM419377v2, whole genome shotgun sequence genomic sequence ATATCCAAATCAagttttttggattttaaacaaaagtataagatacgaaattgttattttaaaaaaatccttaatagtaatttaaaaaaaaatattttgttcataTATTATTTCTGAGATATAGTAtataattgaattgaaaataacttttattttatatataatctaaAGGATATTTACCTTTTACATAATCTTATAAtcacttgaaaaaataataaacaaacagATCCTTTTTATGAGCATAGATATCAGCggaactttttgtttttctttgaaacgGTTTCTACTTTCTAAATACAGAACAGGTtagaattttctttaaaattgtttttttttcgtataggaaattaaattttgatgtgAGAAATTTACAACAATTCACATACTTTACACACTCGTAAATTAAATGAGCTTAAATTTTGTCACTAAATAATATTGTTGTCAAATtagatatatttaatttgtacaaaaaaatatagatatattGTTATCTCTCTTGATGTGAAACTCATCTATCTCCTCCcttttgtttagtttttgtATGTATGCGCAACACTGATTTTCATAATGTTTAATTATAagtgttttaattaaattacaagaataattaaatttaatttaagtgttAGTAATTAATTGATCATAAACTGATGGCTTGtggtgtttatatatatatgttcatatttatgtttatgtttatgtttaatCCATGTTGTATTTGTGATTAGTTAGTTTTTAGAGTATTTGAATCCAAGTGAGTGAGTCTTGAGTGATGGAAAAGGGGTGAGTAAGTTTAATGAGTTGTGGGatgcaaataaaagaaatgagaaGAGTCATAAATCTTTCTAAAACTCTTGCATAGTCTGAACTAACCTCATAAACACACCACACCTAGttgcttctttcttcttttcaagATGAGTCTCTCTTTGAAATCTTAGATCCTTAATTTATCTTGTTCAAGATAGGACATTTTTTTACTCCTTTTGTTGTTTGAGGCTGTGTAAAGTGTAAAAATCATCCTCCCTTTTAGTCCTTAATTTACTTTGTTCAAGATAGTATGGTCTATGCTTATATGTATGTTTTAaggaaatttgaattattatatatatatatatatatatatatatatatatatatatatattttatgtgatgTTTTATTTTAGAGATGTGCATTTTAGTCTTTGacctttaaagagaaaaaagtttactaatattttcataaataaattaattaaaaaatttaaatgaattgaaataaaatatttcacttAAGTTTATTCCTAATTTCATGTATCGGCGTCAAATAGTTACTGTATGTGTATGTTAATGTGACTACTTTGTAATTGTATTTCATTACCCTAATAATACGTATCAAGGATTATAACATTATAGAAAGATGAATCCCATTgaagaataattataatttaagtaGGAACCATAAATCGATGGGTTACAAACATGCATAGAGcacttatcaattaattaatgatcATTATTAAACGTCAACTCATAAAAAATGgttaattgataaaaatgttgttgaaatttaaaaatcaccACTAATTGATCATCAATCGACCTATATAATGGAGTGGCATGAATTTGACTAGTTGAGTTCAAACAAATacaatagaaaaattatatttggagGTCCCATACCACAGCCATGAGTTGAACAACAAATTCAACGCACTTATTCTGTAGATGATGAAAttcataataagaaaaataaaacacgaAAAAACTTCATCAATTGTGTGTGAacgaaatttcaattttttatagcTAAAATgaattagattttaattttaaagcatGCAATACTCTTTTATcaataagaatttattttattatcccTCCATTCTTATTAATaggatttaaattaaaagtagtgtactgataaaaaaattagaagtagtatttgtttttttctaaaAGACTCAGCTTATATATAATGTGTCTTTCATTAGTTATTTATAACACTCAATTCATATTATATAATGTctcttacattaattatttttagatcaaaatattcttaattaattatactaataaatattctaggataatttatatatatatatatatatatatatatatatatatatatatatatatatataaaagataaatttattattattaactactGGTAAACATTAAAATGGAATTACTTTTAATCTTATGAATTAAGTAACtgagttttatcaataaaaaatgaagataatatatgatttataattaattattaatataaaatgaattttaatactAACCAGTTATGGAttgattaagaaactaaaaagatatattttttttaattaagatgcacaaaattatattttgatgattttttatacTCTATAAGAACATGAGTGAAGGAGACCCTTGTAATTAGATTCAATGAATTAACATATGGAATGATGTCATGCATGGGTGGGCAGCAGCTGCAGCACTTAGTGAGGGGAAGGAACGGCGTCGTAAAAGGCAGAAGACGGGGGAGTTGACTGGACAAAAGAGGGGTATATGCGACTGGAATATTTGGTTTCGAAACTCTATTATGTTTCACTTATGCgctgttctttttttctttctgttccGCTTCCTATAAATCCGTGCCACACCCTTCACTTATTTTCCGCACAtcacatatttttctctttctctacgTTTCTACAACCTTCTTGCCCTCTCTCATCAGGTCCTTCTCCCTAtctcaatattatattatttttctctttggcATCATGTGTCACCTCCATGCACATGCATCACGCCACTATCGCCCTATCGATCGCACCGAGTCCTCCTCAACAATTTGTTTTTTcataaagaaaattttagagtgttattatatatatcatcCGAGTTTACATttgtttaaatatatgttttccCTGAATAATCGTGTGCATGCATGTTGGTGGTTACTGATTTGATCTTAATTCGTACTACTTGTTTGAGTTATTCGTTAGTTCCAATATTGAGGGCACTGGAGTCAGGCACCTTATGCATGTGTAGGGGTAGATGGCTTGATTCAGCATCAAAATTTCTCAACTGAGATTCAACTATTTGCATGGCTTAATggctttaaagtttaaaccgTATACAATTATTGGTTCTTAAATTGCTCCTATCTACGAATCTAATGATTGTCTgttatgataatttaaattaaccaattttttttccagtCCTTTCGTGAACATGGCTGCCAGATGTTTGcgtatattttgttttgtttttctatttcctAGAATTTTTCTTTGTAGAAATACCTTGGCAATGTTTGTTTacggtttttaaaatttttatgttGGACACAtttgaaagtttgtcttctgaGCACTTAAGAGTACTTGAATGAAACAAAAGAaggattctttttcttttgtttttaaaacatttgttttgaaatttttttcaaaacacaataaattttaaatgagaaaTTGATTGCAAAttagtatataattattttagaaaacagTTTTAGTGGAAGGGAATCAAACCTGCCGGGACTGAGTTTAGATATTATGATTTCTTATGAGTTTTCTAAACTTTTCCATAGTTGAATTCTTAGTTCTTCAATTTAATCAAAGATCACACAATTGGTCAATTCTGACTCTTGTTTCTACTTCTGCAGAGAAGGAAAGCttttgataaagaaaagaaacagaaaGAACCTTGTAATTTTGGCTTGAAAAGCCATGGCCAGGGAGCAAATTCAGGTGCTGAACGCGCTTGATGTGGCGAAAACACAATGGTACCATTTCACTGCAATCATCATTGCTGGAATGGGCTTCTTCACCGATGCATATGATCTATTCTGCATATCCCTTGTTACGAAGTTGCTTGGCCGAATATACTACCACGTTGATGGCGCAGCAAAGCCAGGAACATTGCCTCCCAATGTTTCAGCTGCTGTAAATGGTGTGGCTTTCTGTGGAACACTTTCAGGCCAGCTTTTCTTTGGTTGGCTTGGTGATAAGATGGGAAGGAAAAAAGTCTATGGCATGACTCTGATGCTGATGGTAATATGCTCCATCGGTTCCGGCCTTTCATTCGGACATAGCGCAAAATCCGTGATAGCAACTCTCTGCTTCTTCCGGTTCTGGCTTGGATTTGGTATTGGTGGAGACTATCCACTTTCTGCTACCATAATGTCTGAGTATTCTAACAAGAAGACTCGCGGTGCATTCATTGCGGCGGTGTTTGCCATGCAGGGTTTTGGAATTTTGGCTGGTGGTATCTTTGCAATTATAATTTCAGTTGCATTCAAGGAAAGGTTTGATGCTCCACCATATGAGCTTGATCCAGCTGGCTCAACTGTTCCACAAGCAGACTACATTTGGAGGATAATTGTGATGGTTGGAGCACTCCCAGCTGCATTGACTTACTACTGGAGGATGAAGATGCCCGAAACTGCTCGTTATACCGCTCTAGTCGCCAAGAACACGAAGCAGGCAGCAGCAGACATGTCTAAGGTTCTGCAGGTTGAGATTCAAGCTGAACCACAGAAAGAGGAGCAGAAGGCTAACTCATATGGCTTGTTTTCCAAGGACTTCCTCAGTCGCCATGGACTGCATCTACTCGGTACAGCAAGCACATGGTTCTTGCTTGATATTGCATTCTATAGCCAAAATCTTTTCCAGAAGGATATCTTCAGTGCAATTGGTTGGATACCTCCTGCAAAAACCATGAATGCCGTTGAGGAAGTTTACAGAATTGCAAGGGCTCAAACACTTATTGCTCTATGCAGTACAGTTCCTGGCTACTGGTTCACAGTGGCTCTCATTGACAAGATAGGAAGATTTGCTATCCAATTGATGGGATTCTTCTTTATGACTGTCTTCATGTTTGCTCTTGCCATTCCTTATGATCACTGGACTCATAAGGATAACCGGATAGGATTCGTGGTGATTTATTCATTGACCTTCTTCTTTGCAAATTTCGGGCCTAACGCCACCACGTTTGTCGTGCCCGCAGAGATTTTCCCAGCTAGGTTCCGATCTACTTGCCACGGAATCTCATCAGCATCCGGGAAGCTCGGGGCTATAGTTGGTGCATTTGGGTTCTTGTACTTGGCACAAAACAAGGACAAGAGCAAAGCAGATGCAGGGTACCCTGCAGGTATTGGTGTGAAGAATGCCCTTATTGTCTTGGGTGTGGTTAATATTTTAGGCTTCTTCTTTACATTCTTGGTGCCTGAGGCAAACGGAAAATCATTGGAGGAGATGTCAGGTGAGAATGATGAGGATGTTGGAACCCAGGAAGAGTCAGAGCAATCACATTCTCAAAACAACAATAGAACAGTTCCATATGTTTAGGATATGTTTATCTGTAATGTTGTTATATTAAAGTAGTAGCTTCAAATATTAGGCTTGGAAAGCACAAAAGCTTTCCCTGCCCCTACAATATTTCTGTTAAATTTTGCCCGAACAACATGTAACAGGAACTAAGAGATATTTGTTCTACGAATATTGGCAAATTTGAGTTACGATTGATGTGTAGCCATTATTGGAGTGTATAGTATTTTCAATAACCAGTTTCACAAACCGATTGTGTTCTGCATgttatctttatttcttttcctttttgactTGCTTGTTTCAATGTTTCTTTCCCTCAAGTCTAAGGAAAACGATGGTATTACACGAGGCATGTGTATAATTGAAATGTTTTAAGAAAAGACTACAATAAATGTTCATGATGGAACtatatgaatataaaaagaATCTTATCGTCTGAAATATGAACTGTGTCCGTATTCCTAGGTGCTTATGTCAATACAGATGACAATTGGTTATTTCAATGTTGAGTAGACGAAAAATATGACCCTGAGGCTACTAGTTGCGGTTCCAGTCTGTTCACGGCACATTTTTGACTTGTACACTTcaattgaaacttgaaagcaaaAGATCCCAGTGGGGAGTTGGATTGGCGTTTTCAATctctcaatattttctttttggacTTGTTCACCTCCTCAATCACTTTATGGTCCACACAGATCAATTAATCTTTTGATGGAAACTGTTTTCAACCATTCTTTAAATGATCaacagacttttttttttgtacaagaGTTACAGCTAAACTTTTATATGCTTCATTTTACtagtttatattttctttacaacattagatatatttatattatattctcTGTTGAAAACTGCAAGCCAGTACACCGACTTCATTGTGTGGGTAAAACCTTGTCTTTCATAACTTATTTGgggttaatcttttttttttttcgttctaTTTTTCCTAGTCAACCTTGCTCCTAGCCTTATTGCATTGATGGTTATCATATTCATCCGAGAGACTTTTGGCTCGACCACAGGTATCAATAGTCAATTGGCAAACTACATTTACTAACCCTTAATCCTTAGAGTAACCATCGCCTATATCTTGATCCCCTTTCTCCCTTAAATCTAGCTCAATAAATGataatatcaaataaaacttcAGATAATTGGCAAAAACATGACACTATATGGACTAGTCCAACCAAATAGGCAATTTTAACAAATCACATTTATTCATCTATCAAGGTAGGCATAGAGGAGGACTTTTTAGTGTTTGTCCTCTTTATCTTTTAGACTCAAGCAAGGAAGTTGTGAGTCTTCCAGGATTTTTGGGCTGACTTCAAGTTCAACATAAGCTGAATAGGCAATTAACAAATCACATTTATTAACCCCTAATCCTTGAAGTAACCATCGCTAATGTCTTGACCTTTTTTCTAACTAAATCTAGCTCGATGAATAACAACCTTCCTACAAGAAGACATCATATAAACTACAAAAGGTATAACTCTATTTGAAACAACCAACACCGAGCTCTAGGACCAATCTCCTTAAGTTTAGCTTTGGCCGAAACACCTCTCAGTCTCATATATAAGACAACCTTAATCATCTTTTGATGTTTCACGAGTTATAGTACAGATCCccggagataaaaaaaaatggaagcaaaacAATGTAATGGGGCTGAAATATAATCTAAAAATATGTGAATTCTCTGCGTTTCTGTAGGCACCGGTCTCTGAGTGACAGGAAGGAAGCAATTAAGattgaagagagaaaaattaagaattcaATCGGAGCATGGCTAACATACAAATTAGAAAATTTATGTAAGGCATCATTGCATCtgattctttcttttgttttgttttttttttccaaagatTACTCATTCAAAATACCCAACGACACTTATAAAAGCATAAGATACTAATGAGATGATTACAACagtgcacaaaaaaaaaaaaaaaacaacaatcgGACGTGCATGCTCAAATAAACCACAACAGTTAATTAGCATCTAATTGTTTCAAGACCTTATAGGAGCCTTTGGCAGCGGAATATTTGCAATATCAGTGGGCTGATGCCTATTTCAAGTCCCCACGTTATGGAGTTTGTCCACAAATGGTTCAATGATCCATGTAGCCCATTATGCTGATGTTTTAGGCCCATTGGCCCAACCTACTGGTTCAATGATCCTATCACCACtgatattgattttaaaaactactattttttttccagaaaatACTTTCAATGCAATTGCAAAAACTGTCAGCACAACTTGTGTCCTTAACTAAGTGGTCCTGGTTCAAATCCCAGTcttgaatatgaaataaattatattgaaagaaaaatactcaCCTAGAGTTATCAAAATGGAAAGATTTTCCATTCAGCATCCAAGTTTATTAATGGTCCATTAGCCTTTCTATATCCCTTATGAACTCAGAATATACACCACTTGTTTTGGATTTTTTGTGCTATACTGACCAACTTCAATTTTGGACGCAAAACCAATACATTTTCTTTGCAAGATTCCTTGTAAATATGTAGTTTGTCTAGCACTATGGAATCTTGGAGCTAGGTGGGTGCGTTTTGGCTCTTGTACCTAGCATGGAACCAAGATCATGCCGAAACAGGCGCACGTGTTTATCATAGAACCTGTAGTATTGGCGTTTAGAATTCACTCAATTGTACTTGTACATGGTGTTATAACTTACAAAGTAGTGAGATTTCACCATCAAATGGATAGTACCCGAACAGAAAggaaagaatcaagattctacAGCATGGTTttttcgttttatttaaatttatttttaaatactagCCTTTATCAAA encodes the following:
- the LOC114399297 gene encoding inorganic phosphate transporter 1-4-like; this encodes MAREQIQVLNALDVAKTQWYHFTAIIIAGMGFFTDAYDLFCISLVTKLLGRIYYHVDGAAKPGTLPPNVSAAVNGVAFCGTLSGQLFFGWLGDKMGRKKVYGMTLMLMVICSIGSGLSFGHSAKSVIATLCFFRFWLGFGIGGDYPLSATIMSEYSNKKTRGAFIAAVFAMQGFGILAGGIFAIIISVAFKERFDAPPYELDPAGSTVPQADYIWRIIVMVGALPAALTYYWRMKMPETARYTALVAKNTKQAAADMSKVLQVEIQAEPQKEEQKANSYGLFSKDFLSRHGLHLLGTASTWFLLDIAFYSQNLFQKDIFSAIGWIPPAKTMNAVEEVYRIARAQTLIALCSTVPGYWFTVALIDKIGRFAIQLMGFFFMTVFMFALAIPYDHWTHKDNRIGFVVIYSLTFFFANFGPNATTFVVPAEIFPARFRSTCHGISSASGKLGAIVGAFGFLYLAQNKDKSKADAGYPAGIGVKNALIVLGVVNILGFFFTFLVPEANGKSLEEMSGENDEDVGTQEESEQSHSQNNNRTVPYV